A stretch of Heptranchias perlo isolate sHepPer1 chromosome 1, sHepPer1.hap1, whole genome shotgun sequence DNA encodes these proteins:
- the hnrnpd gene encoding heterogeneous nuclear ribonucleoprotein D0 isoform X1 produces MSEAVQFSGMEAEAAERGLEEMAAAATGTGAAASASAGITDPELEAKPTEGGDGSAAVTETEGAKIDASKTEEDEGKMFVGGLSWDTTKKDLKDYFSKFGEVVDCTLKLDPITGRSRGFGFVLFKEAESVDKVMEQKEHKLNGKVIDPKKAKAMKKEPVKKIFVGGLSPDTAEEKIREYFGAFGEVESIELPMDNKTNKRRGFCFITFKEEEPVKKILEKKFHNVGLSKCEIKVAMSKEVYQQQQQWGVGRGTFAGRGRGRGGGTGAGAPSQNWNQGYNNYWNQGYGSYNYGYNSQGYGGYGGYDYPAYNNYYGYGDYGNQQSGYGKAPRRGGHQNSYKPY; encoded by the exons ATGTCGGAGGCGGTGCAGTTCTCCGGAATGGAGGCCGAGGCTGCTGAGCGAGGCCTGGAAGAGATGGCGGCGGCCGCGACGGGGACGGGGGCGGCGGCGTCGGCGTCGGCTGGTATAACCGATCCGGAGCTGGAGGCCAAACCGACCGAGGGCGGCGACGGGTCGGCCGCAGTCACCGAGACCGAAGGGGCCAAGATCGACGCCAGTAAAACGGAGGAGGACGAAGG AAAAATGTTTGTGGGTGGCCTCAGCTGGGATACCACAAAGAAAGATCTGAAGGACTATTTCTCTAAATTTGGAGAGGTGGTAGATTGCACATTAAAGTTGGATCCCATTACAGGGCGCTCAAGAGGATTTGGATTCGTCCTGTTTAAAGAGGCTGAAAGTGTGGATAAG GTTATGGAACAGAAGGAGCATAAATTGAACGGCAAGGTAATTGATCCTAAAAAAGCCAAGGCAATGAAAAAGGAACCCGTAAAGAAGATATTTGTAGGAGGTCTTTCACCTGATACAGCTGAGGAGAAGATCAGGGAATACTTTGGAGCTTTTGGGGAA GTGGAATCAATAGAACTTCCTATGGACAACAAAACAAATAAGAGGCGTGGATTCTGTTTCATAACGTTCAAGGAAGAGGAACCAGTTAAAAAGATTCTTGAAAAGAAGTTCCACAATGTTGGACTCAGCAAA TGTGAGATCAAGGTGGCAATGTCAAAGGAGgtctatcagcagcagcagcagtgggGAGTTGGTCGAGGTACTTTCGCCGGCCGAGGccgtgggagaggaggaggaactggTGCAGGAG CCCCAAGCCAGAACTGGAACCAAGGATACAATAACTACTGGAATCAAGGCTATGGCAGCTATAACTATGGCTACAATAGCCAGGGCTATGGAGGTTATGGTGGCTATGATTACCCTGCTTATAATAACTACTATGGATATGGTGACTATGGCA ATCAACAGAGTGGTT
- the hnrnpd gene encoding heterogeneous nuclear ribonucleoprotein D0 isoform X2, with amino-acid sequence MSEAVQFSGMEAEAAERGLEEMAAAATGTGAAASASAGITDPELEAKPTEGGDGSAAVTETEGAKIDASKTEEDEGKMFVGGLSWDTTKKDLKDYFSKFGEVVDCTLKLDPITGRSRGFGFVLFKEAESVDKVMEQKEHKLNGKVIDPKKAKAMKKEPVKKIFVGGLSPDTAEEKIREYFGAFGEVESIELPMDNKTNKRRGFCFITFKEEEPVKKILEKKFHNVGLSKCEIKVAMSKEVYQQQQQWGVGRGTFAGRGRGRGGGTGAGAPSQNWNQGYNNYWNQGYGSYNYGYNSQGYGGYGGYDYPAYNNYYGYGDYGSEGTVFYSR; translated from the exons ATGTCGGAGGCGGTGCAGTTCTCCGGAATGGAGGCCGAGGCTGCTGAGCGAGGCCTGGAAGAGATGGCGGCGGCCGCGACGGGGACGGGGGCGGCGGCGTCGGCGTCGGCTGGTATAACCGATCCGGAGCTGGAGGCCAAACCGACCGAGGGCGGCGACGGGTCGGCCGCAGTCACCGAGACCGAAGGGGCCAAGATCGACGCCAGTAAAACGGAGGAGGACGAAGG AAAAATGTTTGTGGGTGGCCTCAGCTGGGATACCACAAAGAAAGATCTGAAGGACTATTTCTCTAAATTTGGAGAGGTGGTAGATTGCACATTAAAGTTGGATCCCATTACAGGGCGCTCAAGAGGATTTGGATTCGTCCTGTTTAAAGAGGCTGAAAGTGTGGATAAG GTTATGGAACAGAAGGAGCATAAATTGAACGGCAAGGTAATTGATCCTAAAAAAGCCAAGGCAATGAAAAAGGAACCCGTAAAGAAGATATTTGTAGGAGGTCTTTCACCTGATACAGCTGAGGAGAAGATCAGGGAATACTTTGGAGCTTTTGGGGAA GTGGAATCAATAGAACTTCCTATGGACAACAAAACAAATAAGAGGCGTGGATTCTGTTTCATAACGTTCAAGGAAGAGGAACCAGTTAAAAAGATTCTTGAAAAGAAGTTCCACAATGTTGGACTCAGCAAA TGTGAGATCAAGGTGGCAATGTCAAAGGAGgtctatcagcagcagcagcagtgggGAGTTGGTCGAGGTACTTTCGCCGGCCGAGGccgtgggagaggaggaggaactggTGCAGGAG CCCCAAGCCAGAACTGGAACCAAGGATACAATAACTACTGGAATCAAGGCTATGGCAGCTATAACTATGGCTACAATAGCCAGGGCTATGGAGGTTATGGTGGCTATGATTACCCTGCTTATAATAACTACTATGGATATGGTGACTATGGCA